TGACATGGATACTGATCTAGTGCTTTGTTATTCAATAATCTcaaatgttttcttttttaaggGAGGCACTTTGGCAGTTTCCCTTCCATTTAAAAATGCAAAAGGGAACCCTAAAGACTCAATTTCATTAATGGGTTGTGCAAACTGACCCGTTTGTTGTGCGTGAGCGTGATTCACACAATTCTGAGTCGAAACTGATTCTTCTTCCAATTTGTATCCATGCCTCTTTATTTGGTATTGAATTGCGATTTAAATTTGGACATTCATGCGATTCTAGTGACAGTGGTGTATTGTGCTTTTGTAGCTAATCGtgttatataataaaactaatgaCAATGATTGGAAACTTTAAGATGTTTGTCAAGCTTATATTTATTCTTGGATAGACATGACTGACACGAGTAAATAATAAAaggtaatttaaaaaaattctgaatACGTGAAAATGGAGTTCCAGGCATAAGTACTTTTTTATGATATGTAACTATTTATATGATCATTACAGCATCTTGTTCTCTGTAAATATGAATGCCAATGCCTTTTGTAGTGCATGTAATTTTATCTTCAAATGCTTGCGTATACATTTGAAAGTTGACAGTcgtttgaaattcaaattggCGTGTATAGTTTTGTAACATGACATGCATATGCAGCATTTTTGTATAAATCTCTAATTTCTCTTACCTAAAGAAACACAATGATCCTGCCGAACTACTAAATTTTAACTTCTGGCATAACTTTATACCTATTTCACTGGTCTTTTCTCATTTCCTTGAGTAGGGTTTTCATATTTTATGTTTTCTCCATCTGAGTTGATTGATTTCTATTTATTAATGAGACCGAGTTTAAATACCTATTTTAATGCCCTTTTTTTTTCCTGACTCAATCCTGTGGGACACTTTTATGATTGTTCATCTTGGTGCCAAGAAGCAAAAATATCATAGTGTATTGTGTGGATTTTCAGGGATGCATCCAAAAGTATACAAGACTCGTAGCTCAACTGCTATAGACCGAGGAAAAAACACGGTGTGGACAAGAGAAATGGACAATTGCCTCACTGATGTGCTTGTGGAGCAGGTGGAAAAAGGGAATAAAGTGGATAACATCTTGAAGCCTGCAGCATTTGCAGCTGCACTGAAAGCATTAAATGAAAAGTTTGGTATGCATATGACAAAAGGGCACATAAAAAATCGGCTCAAGACATGGAGGAAGCAGTTTGGGGTTTTGAAGGAACTCCTTGCCCATAGGGGATTTGTATGGAATAAGACGCAAAAGATGGTTGTTGCTAATGATTCAGTTTGGAATGACTACATCAAGGTAATATTGTTACCTGTGATACAGTATGCGCCCCATTAATTTATAGATTTATGTTTGTTGTCTGATAAGTGATATTCTTATGTTACCTGCAGGAGCACCCTGATGCCAAGGTTTTCCGAGCAAAGTCCATCGAAAACTATGATAAATTATGTATTATTCTTGGAAATGATCAATCTATTGCAAGATTGTCTGACAATGTTACAGAAATTGATGTAAACTTCACAGTTGATGACGAGGTTGAGGAGCCAGATCTTGTCATTTTGTCTGAAACACAAACTGATGGAAACCTGACTAAGCACCTCAGGTGGACAGAGGAAATGGATCACTGGCTTGGAAAGATTCTTGTAGATCAAGTGAGGAAAGGGCTAAAAGTAGATAATGTTTTTCAGACAGAAGCATATGACAAAGCTGTTTCCGCCATGAAAGCAAAATTTGGGCATCATCTAACTAAATTTAACATTAAAAACCGTCTCAAAACATGGAAGAAACAGTATGAAATAGCAAAGGAAATTCTGTCTCATACTGGATTTAAATGGGACGAAACAAAGAAAATGATTATTGCAAATGATTCTACATGGATTGACTACGTCCGGGTATGTTTTCACTTATCTGACCATGAGAACTGTTAGATACCAATGGTTTACGAATTATATATCTGCTGATCATATAAAGTCACTTGAATGGTTTATtcctttctcttttcttttggAAAAGAGATAAACCTTTATGCAGTAGTAAACtgaatttttctttatattctTTTCAAAAGTCATCATCAATTTTTCTCgtaaatgaaattaatttggAATGACTAAAGGTGTGTATGACAACTGTTTTGAATTCACCTGCTGTGTAATGCTGAGGCTTCTCATCAAATATTTGCACAGGCATTTGAAACttctttctattattttaaGACAATTTGAGTTATGATTTTTTCAAATCCATGCTATTTAGATGAAGTAATTCAGGGAAATTGTGTGCCtgtcaaaataaaagaaaatcaaatattaattattacttcctctagtcctatatataagaaaaagtttactttttacaTTCATTCTAAAATTGATGTTtctagactataatattgtctagatacatcaattctacaatgaatctaaaaagtaaattttttcatatatataggaccggagggagtatatagttatatattaaataattcaaatagTGGCTATCCCGCTATCCCAGTTTTGGGGTTGGCTGCTCTGCACTGCTATCCGGGATTGACTACCTAAGAAATAAGGAAGAGGCAAAAATAAGAGGTTTTCTGGAGAAGCCTATATGGAATAAGTGAGAAGTGTAATAGAATGAAGAATTTGCAGTAACATTGGAGAAGATGATATGGGGTCATCATATCATTTGGGGTAATCAGCGGGTGGCTGAAGCCATAAGACAGATAAAGCATTCTTGCTTCTctgttattttctttcttttctgtcATATTTTATTAATCAGTATTTTTCATTCGTACATTGTTTGGAGCTAGCTCCTAGTGGCTCTCTTGTAATTGTCTTACTAAAATATCAGTTCCTATTAGCATGAATTCTTGTTCCTCATTTTTCCTATCATCTCAGACACATCCAGATGCAAGGACTTACCGTGCTAGGGTCCTAGAGAACTATGATCAGTTCTGCACCATCTTTGGCCAATTTAATGAGCCTTTGCATCGTAATGACTCTGAGCCTTGTGATGAGCCTTTGGAGTTTGAAAGTGTCTGTCCAGTTAACTATGATAGCAATCTTAAAGATATAATGAAGCATATGAGGTGGACAAGTGATATGGACAGCTGTTTAAGTGAAATTCTCGTGCAGCAAATTAAACTTGGTAACAGAAGCAGATTTGACCACAAACTAAAACCTGCTGCATTGGAAGCTGCTGTGCTTGCTATTAATGAGAAGTTTAAGCTTTATATGTTGAAAGATCATATTAAAAATCGTCTTAAAACATGGAAGAAACAATATGATATTCTGAAAGAAGTTCTGCGCCAGAGCGGATTTGAATGGGACGAAAACAGAAAAATGGTCATTGCAGATGACTCTGTATGGAATGAATATATTAAGGTACATATTTAGACCtacttttaatttctatattgTATT
This portion of the Trifolium pratense cultivar HEN17-A07 linkage group LG3, ARS_RC_1.1, whole genome shotgun sequence genome encodes:
- the LOC123913798 gene encoding uncharacterized protein LOC123913798 gives rise to the protein MHPKVYKTRSSTAIDRGKNTVWTREMDNCLTDVLVEQVEKGNKVDNILKPAAFAAALKALNEKFGMHMTKGHIKNRLKTWRKQFGVLKELLAHRGFVWNKTQKMVVANDSVWNDYIKEHPDAKVFRAKSIENYDKLCIILGNDQSIARLSDNVTEIDVNFTVDDEVEEPDLVILSETQTDGNLTKHLRWTEEMDHWLGKILVDQVRKGLKVDNVFQTEAYDKAVSAMKAKFGHHLTKFNIKNRLKTWKKQYEIAKEILSHTGFKWDETKKMIIANDSTWIDYVRTHPDARTYRARVLENYDQFCTIFGQFNEPLHRNDSEPCDEPLEFESVCPVNYDSNLKDIMKHMRWTSDMDSCLSEILVQQIKLGNRSRFDHKLKPAALEAAVLAINEKFKLYMLKDHIKNRLKTWKKQYDILKEVLRQSGFEWDENRKMVIADDSVWNEYIKINPDARILKGRIIRNYEELCIIIGHIDPPGMPTTRANMCMTTDDNVMEAQDTNHQGTDITTEKGKSVTWTDEMDLCLTELLVKQVMLGNKLEKNFKTSAYIATLAVLNDRFDLNLTIENIKSRLRTWRKQYVLIKEMLSRWGFEWDEARKMVVATDSTWNEYIKKHRDARHLRDKRIENYNELGLVVGNEEASGNWSEDTEMFDVNITPNFVENADADVNLTPNFEEHDDVNLTPHFEEHAETPTLMLANEEMSHDNASDEVQGSSEQTGARPSSSHSKQPSKRRRTDDVMLQMMSVMAADIGRIADALTESNKTSCLEEVVEKVQNIPDFDDDLIIEACEYLCFDEKRGVMFLKLEERLRKKWLLRRLRG